The Daphnia pulex isolate KAP4 chromosome 3, ASM2113471v1 genome includes a region encoding these proteins:
- the LOC124191387 gene encoding protein spinster homolog 1-like isoform X5 — translation MNSSDKSTKLSTFFTSKQNIYSIYVLLLFLITYLLNQLDRYMLAIVTKPLAQEIHYGDQGCMTNTSATFPTPQVVCQKLTNESSCAQFLYNDTTFGGCKWDYTGQGFDYQILAGPIFILIYTFAAIPVGIAADLYNRKIHTYMQVLLGISLIFWSVCTLLSGFVTSYWQLALLRFGLGLGEAGCTPFATSLIADYFGQELRGLAMGVYNWGIYTGYSLSYALGNFITDANINNQGWRWSFIIAGIPGIVIGFIILLTVREPKRGEKNVPLTVKVEVSVGNAEPSTKEKFKQMFKLIRPSLLLLCIASSIRNAAGYVWAYNTQVYFDGLGQTPTQIGTWMSWIPVVGGSIGVVFGGFISDRVVKRTGPHGRIWVLALSQIISSPFAAGVLFLDPPYCYFSLLPNYIIGEMWVGVALAVLVELVPADVRTTAVAAYFFIISNIGGNMPLLVPPVKKAFIDAGYGEVDSLRNTLYLFFPGEYILGALLFLVSLVVLQRDIEYIKQQQDKKIETNEGSQSQLPSNYGSASTLATDD, via the exons ATGAATTCATCTGATAAGTCGACGAAGCTGTCCACTTTTTTCACTTCAAAGCAGAATATTTACAGCATTTATGTTTTGCTACTATTTCTGATAACTTACTTGTTGAATCAACTTGATCGTTACATGCTGGCCATAGTAACGAAACCTTTAGCACAg gAAATTCATTACGGAGATCAAGGATGTATGACCAACACCTCGGCCACATTTCCAACCCCACAAGTAGTGTGTCAAAAGCTGACCAATGAATctag CTGTGCTCAATTTCTGTACAATGATACAACTTTTGGAGGTTGTAAATGGGACTACACAGGACAAGGTTTTGACTATCAGATTCTTGCTGGACCAATTTTCATCTTGATTTACACGTTTGCCGCTATCCCTGTTGGTATTGCAGCTGACCTCTATAACAGAAAA ATTCATACTTATATGCAGGTACTCCTCGGCATCAGTCTTATTTTTTGGTCGGTGTGTACCCTCTTATCTGGATTTGTTACCAGCTACTGGCAATTGGCTCTCTTGCGATTTGGCTTAGGACTAGG aGAAGCGGGATGCACTCCGTTTGCGACATCATTAATTGCCGATTATTTCGGCCAAGAGTTGCGTGGTCTGGCCATGGGCGTCTATAACTGGGGTATTTATACAGGGTACTCCCTGTCTTACGCCCTTGGCAATTTCATCACCGATGCCAATATCAATAACCAAGGATGGCGCTG GTCTTTTATCATCGCTGGAATTCCAGGAATTGTCATTggttttatcattttattgaCGGTCAGAGAACCGAAACGCGGcgaaaaaaatgttcctttAACGGTGAAAGTAGAGGTTTCTGTCGGAAACGCAGAACCttcaaccaaagaaaaattcaaacagatGTTCAAATTGATACGACCGtccttgttgctgttgtgcATTGCAAGCTCTATTCGTAACGCTG CTGGCTACGTGTGGGCCTATAACACGCAAGTGTACTTCGATGGGCTCGGTCAAACTCCAACTCAGATTGGCACTTGGATGTCTTGGATCCCGGTTGTTGGCGGTTCCAttg GTGTTGTCTTTGGCGGTTTTATTTCTGACCGAGTTGTTAAGCGAACGGGACCCCATGGAAGGATTTGGGTTTTGGCATTAAGTCAGATCATCTCGTCTCCTTTCGCTGCGGGAGTCCTGTTTCTTGATCCACCTTACTGTTACTTTAGCCTACTACCTAATTACATTATCG GCGAAATGTGGGTAGGTGTAGCTCTTGCCGTACTGGTTGAACTTGTGCCAGCCGACGTCAGGACTACTGCTGTAGCAGCTtactttttcatcatttcgAATATTGGTGGAAACATGCCTCTTTTAGTGCCTCCTGTCAAGAAAGCTTTCATCGACGCTGGTTATGGGGAGGTTGATTCTTTGCGGA ATAccctttatttgtttttccccgGAGAATATATTCTGGGTGCCTTACTATTTCTCGTCTCACTGGTTGTTCTGCAACGTGATATTGAGTACATCAAACAACAGCAggacaagaaaattgaaactaaTGAAGGATCCCAATCTCAATTGCCCTCTAATTATGGAAGCGCATCGACTCTGGCTACCGATGACTGA
- the LOC124191387 gene encoding protein spinster homolog 1-like isoform X6, with protein sequence MNSSDKSTKLSTFFTSKQNIYSIYVLLLFLITYLLNQLDRYMLAIVTKPLAQEIHYGDQGCMTNTSATFPTPQVVCQKLTNESSCAQFLYNDTTFGGCKWDYTGQGFDYQILAGPIFILIYTFAAIPVGIAADLYNRKVLLGISLIFWSVCTLLSGFVTSYWQLALLRFGLGLGEAGCTPFATSLIADYFGQELRGLAMGVYNWGIYTGYSLSYALGNFITDANINNQGWRWSFIIAGIPGIVIGFIILLTVREPKRGEKNVPLTVKVEVSVGNAEPSTKEKFKQMFKLIRPSLLLLCIASSIRNAAGYVWAYNTQVYFDGLGQTPTQIGTWMSWIPVVGGSIGVVFGGFISDRVVKRTGPHGRIWVLALSQIISSPFAAGVLFLDPPYCYFSLLPNYIIGEMWVGVALAVLVELVPADVRTTAVAAYFFIISNIGGNMPLLVPPVKKAFIDAGYGEVDSLRNTLYLFFPGEYILGALLFLVSLVVLQRDIEYIKQQQDKKIETNEGSQSQLPSNYGSASTLATDD encoded by the exons ATGAATTCATCTGATAAGTCGACGAAGCTGTCCACTTTTTTCACTTCAAAGCAGAATATTTACAGCATTTATGTTTTGCTACTATTTCTGATAACTTACTTGTTGAATCAACTTGATCGTTACATGCTGGCCATAGTAACGAAACCTTTAGCACAg gAAATTCATTACGGAGATCAAGGATGTATGACCAACACCTCGGCCACATTTCCAACCCCACAAGTAGTGTGTCAAAAGCTGACCAATGAATctag CTGTGCTCAATTTCTGTACAATGATACAACTTTTGGAGGTTGTAAATGGGACTACACAGGACAAGGTTTTGACTATCAGATTCTTGCTGGACCAATTTTCATCTTGATTTACACGTTTGCCGCTATCCCTGTTGGTATTGCAGCTGACCTCTATAACAGAAAA GTACTCCTCGGCATCAGTCTTATTTTTTGGTCGGTGTGTACCCTCTTATCTGGATTTGTTACCAGCTACTGGCAATTGGCTCTCTTGCGATTTGGCTTAGGACTAGG aGAAGCGGGATGCACTCCGTTTGCGACATCATTAATTGCCGATTATTTCGGCCAAGAGTTGCGTGGTCTGGCCATGGGCGTCTATAACTGGGGTATTTATACAGGGTACTCCCTGTCTTACGCCCTTGGCAATTTCATCACCGATGCCAATATCAATAACCAAGGATGGCGCTG GTCTTTTATCATCGCTGGAATTCCAGGAATTGTCATTggttttatcattttattgaCGGTCAGAGAACCGAAACGCGGcgaaaaaaatgttcctttAACGGTGAAAGTAGAGGTTTCTGTCGGAAACGCAGAACCttcaaccaaagaaaaattcaaacagatGTTCAAATTGATACGACCGtccttgttgctgttgtgcATTGCAAGCTCTATTCGTAACGCTG CTGGCTACGTGTGGGCCTATAACACGCAAGTGTACTTCGATGGGCTCGGTCAAACTCCAACTCAGATTGGCACTTGGATGTCTTGGATCCCGGTTGTTGGCGGTTCCAttg GTGTTGTCTTTGGCGGTTTTATTTCTGACCGAGTTGTTAAGCGAACGGGACCCCATGGAAGGATTTGGGTTTTGGCATTAAGTCAGATCATCTCGTCTCCTTTCGCTGCGGGAGTCCTGTTTCTTGATCCACCTTACTGTTACTTTAGCCTACTACCTAATTACATTATCG GCGAAATGTGGGTAGGTGTAGCTCTTGCCGTACTGGTTGAACTTGTGCCAGCCGACGTCAGGACTACTGCTGTAGCAGCTtactttttcatcatttcgAATATTGGTGGAAACATGCCTCTTTTAGTGCCTCCTGTCAAGAAAGCTTTCATCGACGCTGGTTATGGGGAGGTTGATTCTTTGCGGA ATAccctttatttgtttttccccgGAGAATATATTCTGGGTGCCTTACTATTTCTCGTCTCACTGGTTGTTCTGCAACGTGATATTGAGTACATCAAACAACAGCAggacaagaaaattgaaactaaTGAAGGATCCCAATCTCAATTGCCCTCTAATTATGGAAGCGCATCGACTCTGGCTACCGATGACTGA
- the LOC124191387 gene encoding protein spinster homolog 1-like isoform X4: MALRSNSRRTPRFEESEDSVTEPLISQTNLNMNSSDKSTKLSTFFTSKQNIYSIYVLLLFLITYLLNQLDRYMLAIVTKPLAQEIHYGDQGCMTNTSATFPTPQVVCQKLTNESSCAQFLYNDTTFGGCKWDYTGQGFDYQILAGPIFILIYTFAAIPVGIAADLYNRKVLLGISLIFWSVCTLLSGFVTSYWQLALLRFGLGLGEAGCTPFATSLIADYFGQELRGLAMGVYNWGIYTGYSLSYALGNFITDANINNQGWRWSFIIAGIPGIVIGFIILLTVREPKRGEKNVPLTVKVEVSVGNAEPSTKEKFKQMFKLIRPSLLLLCIASSIRNAAGYVWAYNTQVYFDGLGQTPTQIGTWMSWIPVVGGSIGVVFGGFISDRVVKRTGPHGRIWVLALSQIISSPFAAGVLFLDPPYCYFSLLPNYIIGEMWVGVALAVLVELVPADVRTTAVAAYFFIISNIGGNMPLLVPPVKKAFIDAGYGEVDSLRNTLYLFFPGEYILGALLFLVSLVVLQRDIEYIKQQQDKKIETNEGSQSQLPSNYGSASTLATDD; this comes from the exons ATGGCTCTCCGATCAAACAG CAGAAGAACACCCCGGTTCGAGGAGTCTGAGGATAGTGTCACAGAACCGTTGATCTCTCAGACTAACTTAAACATGAATTCATCTGATAAGTCGACGAAGCTGTCCACTTTTTTCACTTCAAAGCAGAATATTTACAGCATTTATGTTTTGCTACTATTTCTGATAACTTACTTGTTGAATCAACTTGATCGTTACATGCTGGCCATAGTAACGAAACCTTTAGCACAg gAAATTCATTACGGAGATCAAGGATGTATGACCAACACCTCGGCCACATTTCCAACCCCACAAGTAGTGTGTCAAAAGCTGACCAATGAATctag CTGTGCTCAATTTCTGTACAATGATACAACTTTTGGAGGTTGTAAATGGGACTACACAGGACAAGGTTTTGACTATCAGATTCTTGCTGGACCAATTTTCATCTTGATTTACACGTTTGCCGCTATCCCTGTTGGTATTGCAGCTGACCTCTATAACAGAAAA GTACTCCTCGGCATCAGTCTTATTTTTTGGTCGGTGTGTACCCTCTTATCTGGATTTGTTACCAGCTACTGGCAATTGGCTCTCTTGCGATTTGGCTTAGGACTAGG aGAAGCGGGATGCACTCCGTTTGCGACATCATTAATTGCCGATTATTTCGGCCAAGAGTTGCGTGGTCTGGCCATGGGCGTCTATAACTGGGGTATTTATACAGGGTACTCCCTGTCTTACGCCCTTGGCAATTTCATCACCGATGCCAATATCAATAACCAAGGATGGCGCTG GTCTTTTATCATCGCTGGAATTCCAGGAATTGTCATTggttttatcattttattgaCGGTCAGAGAACCGAAACGCGGcgaaaaaaatgttcctttAACGGTGAAAGTAGAGGTTTCTGTCGGAAACGCAGAACCttcaaccaaagaaaaattcaaacagatGTTCAAATTGATACGACCGtccttgttgctgttgtgcATTGCAAGCTCTATTCGTAACGCTG CTGGCTACGTGTGGGCCTATAACACGCAAGTGTACTTCGATGGGCTCGGTCAAACTCCAACTCAGATTGGCACTTGGATGTCTTGGATCCCGGTTGTTGGCGGTTCCAttg GTGTTGTCTTTGGCGGTTTTATTTCTGACCGAGTTGTTAAGCGAACGGGACCCCATGGAAGGATTTGGGTTTTGGCATTAAGTCAGATCATCTCGTCTCCTTTCGCTGCGGGAGTCCTGTTTCTTGATCCACCTTACTGTTACTTTAGCCTACTACCTAATTACATTATCG GCGAAATGTGGGTAGGTGTAGCTCTTGCCGTACTGGTTGAACTTGTGCCAGCCGACGTCAGGACTACTGCTGTAGCAGCTtactttttcatcatttcgAATATTGGTGGAAACATGCCTCTTTTAGTGCCTCCTGTCAAGAAAGCTTTCATCGACGCTGGTTATGGGGAGGTTGATTCTTTGCGGA ATAccctttatttgtttttccccgGAGAATATATTCTGGGTGCCTTACTATTTCTCGTCTCACTGGTTGTTCTGCAACGTGATATTGAGTACATCAAACAACAGCAggacaagaaaattgaaactaaTGAAGGATCCCAATCTCAATTGCCCTCTAATTATGGAAGCGCATCGACTCTGGCTACCGATGACTGA
- the LOC124191387 gene encoding protein spinster homolog 1-like isoform X2 — MALRSNSRRTPRFEESEDSVTEPLISQTNLNMNSSDKSTKLSTFFTSKQNIYSIYVLLLFLITYLLNQLDRYMLAIVTKPLAQEIHYGDQGCMTNTSATFPTPQVVCQKLTNESSCAQFLYNDTTFGGCKWDYTGQGFDYQILAGPIFILIYTFAAIPVGIAADLYNRKIHTYMQVLLGISLIFWSVCTLLSGFVTSYWQLALLRFGLGLGEAGCTPFATSLIADYFGQELRGLAMGVYNWGIYTGYSLSYALGNFITDANINNQGWRWSFIIAGIPGIVIGFIILLTVREPKRGEKNVPLTVKVEVSVGNAEPSTKEKFKQMFKLIRPSLLLLCIASSIRNAAGYVWAYNTQVYFDGLGQTPTQIGTWMSWIPVVGGSIGVVFGGFISDRVVKRTGPHGRIWVLALSQIISSPFAAGVLFLDPPYCYFSLLPNYIIGEMWVGVALAVLVELVPADVRTTAVAAYFFIISNIGGNMPLLVPPVKKAFIDAGYGEVDSLRNTLYLFFPGEYILGALLFLVSLVVLQRDIEYIKQQQDKKIETNEGSQSQLPSNYGSASTLATDD, encoded by the exons ATGGCTCTCCGATCAAACAG CAGAAGAACACCCCGGTTCGAGGAGTCTGAGGATAGTGTCACAGAACCGTTGATCTCTCAGACTAACTTAAACATGAATTCATCTGATAAGTCGACGAAGCTGTCCACTTTTTTCACTTCAAAGCAGAATATTTACAGCATTTATGTTTTGCTACTATTTCTGATAACTTACTTGTTGAATCAACTTGATCGTTACATGCTGGCCATAGTAACGAAACCTTTAGCACAg gAAATTCATTACGGAGATCAAGGATGTATGACCAACACCTCGGCCACATTTCCAACCCCACAAGTAGTGTGTCAAAAGCTGACCAATGAATctag CTGTGCTCAATTTCTGTACAATGATACAACTTTTGGAGGTTGTAAATGGGACTACACAGGACAAGGTTTTGACTATCAGATTCTTGCTGGACCAATTTTCATCTTGATTTACACGTTTGCCGCTATCCCTGTTGGTATTGCAGCTGACCTCTATAACAGAAAA ATTCATACTTATATGCAGGTACTCCTCGGCATCAGTCTTATTTTTTGGTCGGTGTGTACCCTCTTATCTGGATTTGTTACCAGCTACTGGCAATTGGCTCTCTTGCGATTTGGCTTAGGACTAGG aGAAGCGGGATGCACTCCGTTTGCGACATCATTAATTGCCGATTATTTCGGCCAAGAGTTGCGTGGTCTGGCCATGGGCGTCTATAACTGGGGTATTTATACAGGGTACTCCCTGTCTTACGCCCTTGGCAATTTCATCACCGATGCCAATATCAATAACCAAGGATGGCGCTG GTCTTTTATCATCGCTGGAATTCCAGGAATTGTCATTggttttatcattttattgaCGGTCAGAGAACCGAAACGCGGcgaaaaaaatgttcctttAACGGTGAAAGTAGAGGTTTCTGTCGGAAACGCAGAACCttcaaccaaagaaaaattcaaacagatGTTCAAATTGATACGACCGtccttgttgctgttgtgcATTGCAAGCTCTATTCGTAACGCTG CTGGCTACGTGTGGGCCTATAACACGCAAGTGTACTTCGATGGGCTCGGTCAAACTCCAACTCAGATTGGCACTTGGATGTCTTGGATCCCGGTTGTTGGCGGTTCCAttg GTGTTGTCTTTGGCGGTTTTATTTCTGACCGAGTTGTTAAGCGAACGGGACCCCATGGAAGGATTTGGGTTTTGGCATTAAGTCAGATCATCTCGTCTCCTTTCGCTGCGGGAGTCCTGTTTCTTGATCCACCTTACTGTTACTTTAGCCTACTACCTAATTACATTATCG GCGAAATGTGGGTAGGTGTAGCTCTTGCCGTACTGGTTGAACTTGTGCCAGCCGACGTCAGGACTACTGCTGTAGCAGCTtactttttcatcatttcgAATATTGGTGGAAACATGCCTCTTTTAGTGCCTCCTGTCAAGAAAGCTTTCATCGACGCTGGTTATGGGGAGGTTGATTCTTTGCGGA ATAccctttatttgtttttccccgGAGAATATATTCTGGGTGCCTTACTATTTCTCGTCTCACTGGTTGTTCTGCAACGTGATATTGAGTACATCAAACAACAGCAggacaagaaaattgaaactaaTGAAGGATCCCAATCTCAATTGCCCTCTAATTATGGAAGCGCATCGACTCTGGCTACCGATGACTGA
- the LOC124191387 gene encoding protein spinster homolog 1-like isoform X3 gives MALRSNSSRRTPRFEESEDSVTEPLISQTNLNMNSSDKSTKLSTFFTSKQNIYSIYVLLLFLITYLLNQLDRYMLAIVTKPLAQEIHYGDQGCMTNTSATFPTPQVVCQKLTNESSCAQFLYNDTTFGGCKWDYTGQGFDYQILAGPIFILIYTFAAIPVGIAADLYNRKVLLGISLIFWSVCTLLSGFVTSYWQLALLRFGLGLGEAGCTPFATSLIADYFGQELRGLAMGVYNWGIYTGYSLSYALGNFITDANINNQGWRWSFIIAGIPGIVIGFIILLTVREPKRGEKNVPLTVKVEVSVGNAEPSTKEKFKQMFKLIRPSLLLLCIASSIRNAAGYVWAYNTQVYFDGLGQTPTQIGTWMSWIPVVGGSIGVVFGGFISDRVVKRTGPHGRIWVLALSQIISSPFAAGVLFLDPPYCYFSLLPNYIIGEMWVGVALAVLVELVPADVRTTAVAAYFFIISNIGGNMPLLVPPVKKAFIDAGYGEVDSLRNTLYLFFPGEYILGALLFLVSLVVLQRDIEYIKQQQDKKIETNEGSQSQLPSNYGSASTLATDD, from the exons ATGGCTCTCCGATCAAACAG TAGCAGAAGAACACCCCGGTTCGAGGAGTCTGAGGATAGTGTCACAGAACCGTTGATCTCTCAGACTAACTTAAACATGAATTCATCTGATAAGTCGACGAAGCTGTCCACTTTTTTCACTTCAAAGCAGAATATTTACAGCATTTATGTTTTGCTACTATTTCTGATAACTTACTTGTTGAATCAACTTGATCGTTACATGCTGGCCATAGTAACGAAACCTTTAGCACAg gAAATTCATTACGGAGATCAAGGATGTATGACCAACACCTCGGCCACATTTCCAACCCCACAAGTAGTGTGTCAAAAGCTGACCAATGAATctag CTGTGCTCAATTTCTGTACAATGATACAACTTTTGGAGGTTGTAAATGGGACTACACAGGACAAGGTTTTGACTATCAGATTCTTGCTGGACCAATTTTCATCTTGATTTACACGTTTGCCGCTATCCCTGTTGGTATTGCAGCTGACCTCTATAACAGAAAA GTACTCCTCGGCATCAGTCTTATTTTTTGGTCGGTGTGTACCCTCTTATCTGGATTTGTTACCAGCTACTGGCAATTGGCTCTCTTGCGATTTGGCTTAGGACTAGG aGAAGCGGGATGCACTCCGTTTGCGACATCATTAATTGCCGATTATTTCGGCCAAGAGTTGCGTGGTCTGGCCATGGGCGTCTATAACTGGGGTATTTATACAGGGTACTCCCTGTCTTACGCCCTTGGCAATTTCATCACCGATGCCAATATCAATAACCAAGGATGGCGCTG GTCTTTTATCATCGCTGGAATTCCAGGAATTGTCATTggttttatcattttattgaCGGTCAGAGAACCGAAACGCGGcgaaaaaaatgttcctttAACGGTGAAAGTAGAGGTTTCTGTCGGAAACGCAGAACCttcaaccaaagaaaaattcaaacagatGTTCAAATTGATACGACCGtccttgttgctgttgtgcATTGCAAGCTCTATTCGTAACGCTG CTGGCTACGTGTGGGCCTATAACACGCAAGTGTACTTCGATGGGCTCGGTCAAACTCCAACTCAGATTGGCACTTGGATGTCTTGGATCCCGGTTGTTGGCGGTTCCAttg GTGTTGTCTTTGGCGGTTTTATTTCTGACCGAGTTGTTAAGCGAACGGGACCCCATGGAAGGATTTGGGTTTTGGCATTAAGTCAGATCATCTCGTCTCCTTTCGCTGCGGGAGTCCTGTTTCTTGATCCACCTTACTGTTACTTTAGCCTACTACCTAATTACATTATCG GCGAAATGTGGGTAGGTGTAGCTCTTGCCGTACTGGTTGAACTTGTGCCAGCCGACGTCAGGACTACTGCTGTAGCAGCTtactttttcatcatttcgAATATTGGTGGAAACATGCCTCTTTTAGTGCCTCCTGTCAAGAAAGCTTTCATCGACGCTGGTTATGGGGAGGTTGATTCTTTGCGGA ATAccctttatttgtttttccccgGAGAATATATTCTGGGTGCCTTACTATTTCTCGTCTCACTGGTTGTTCTGCAACGTGATATTGAGTACATCAAACAACAGCAggacaagaaaattgaaactaaTGAAGGATCCCAATCTCAATTGCCCTCTAATTATGGAAGCGCATCGACTCTGGCTACCGATGACTGA
- the LOC124191387 gene encoding protein spinster homolog 1-like isoform X1, whose product MALRSNSSRRTPRFEESEDSVTEPLISQTNLNMNSSDKSTKLSTFFTSKQNIYSIYVLLLFLITYLLNQLDRYMLAIVTKPLAQEIHYGDQGCMTNTSATFPTPQVVCQKLTNESSCAQFLYNDTTFGGCKWDYTGQGFDYQILAGPIFILIYTFAAIPVGIAADLYNRKIHTYMQVLLGISLIFWSVCTLLSGFVTSYWQLALLRFGLGLGEAGCTPFATSLIADYFGQELRGLAMGVYNWGIYTGYSLSYALGNFITDANINNQGWRWSFIIAGIPGIVIGFIILLTVREPKRGEKNVPLTVKVEVSVGNAEPSTKEKFKQMFKLIRPSLLLLCIASSIRNAAGYVWAYNTQVYFDGLGQTPTQIGTWMSWIPVVGGSIGVVFGGFISDRVVKRTGPHGRIWVLALSQIISSPFAAGVLFLDPPYCYFSLLPNYIIGEMWVGVALAVLVELVPADVRTTAVAAYFFIISNIGGNMPLLVPPVKKAFIDAGYGEVDSLRNTLYLFFPGEYILGALLFLVSLVVLQRDIEYIKQQQDKKIETNEGSQSQLPSNYGSASTLATDD is encoded by the exons ATGGCTCTCCGATCAAACAG TAGCAGAAGAACACCCCGGTTCGAGGAGTCTGAGGATAGTGTCACAGAACCGTTGATCTCTCAGACTAACTTAAACATGAATTCATCTGATAAGTCGACGAAGCTGTCCACTTTTTTCACTTCAAAGCAGAATATTTACAGCATTTATGTTTTGCTACTATTTCTGATAACTTACTTGTTGAATCAACTTGATCGTTACATGCTGGCCATAGTAACGAAACCTTTAGCACAg gAAATTCATTACGGAGATCAAGGATGTATGACCAACACCTCGGCCACATTTCCAACCCCACAAGTAGTGTGTCAAAAGCTGACCAATGAATctag CTGTGCTCAATTTCTGTACAATGATACAACTTTTGGAGGTTGTAAATGGGACTACACAGGACAAGGTTTTGACTATCAGATTCTTGCTGGACCAATTTTCATCTTGATTTACACGTTTGCCGCTATCCCTGTTGGTATTGCAGCTGACCTCTATAACAGAAAA ATTCATACTTATATGCAGGTACTCCTCGGCATCAGTCTTATTTTTTGGTCGGTGTGTACCCTCTTATCTGGATTTGTTACCAGCTACTGGCAATTGGCTCTCTTGCGATTTGGCTTAGGACTAGG aGAAGCGGGATGCACTCCGTTTGCGACATCATTAATTGCCGATTATTTCGGCCAAGAGTTGCGTGGTCTGGCCATGGGCGTCTATAACTGGGGTATTTATACAGGGTACTCCCTGTCTTACGCCCTTGGCAATTTCATCACCGATGCCAATATCAATAACCAAGGATGGCGCTG GTCTTTTATCATCGCTGGAATTCCAGGAATTGTCATTggttttatcattttattgaCGGTCAGAGAACCGAAACGCGGcgaaaaaaatgttcctttAACGGTGAAAGTAGAGGTTTCTGTCGGAAACGCAGAACCttcaaccaaagaaaaattcaaacagatGTTCAAATTGATACGACCGtccttgttgctgttgtgcATTGCAAGCTCTATTCGTAACGCTG CTGGCTACGTGTGGGCCTATAACACGCAAGTGTACTTCGATGGGCTCGGTCAAACTCCAACTCAGATTGGCACTTGGATGTCTTGGATCCCGGTTGTTGGCGGTTCCAttg GTGTTGTCTTTGGCGGTTTTATTTCTGACCGAGTTGTTAAGCGAACGGGACCCCATGGAAGGATTTGGGTTTTGGCATTAAGTCAGATCATCTCGTCTCCTTTCGCTGCGGGAGTCCTGTTTCTTGATCCACCTTACTGTTACTTTAGCCTACTACCTAATTACATTATCG GCGAAATGTGGGTAGGTGTAGCTCTTGCCGTACTGGTTGAACTTGTGCCAGCCGACGTCAGGACTACTGCTGTAGCAGCTtactttttcatcatttcgAATATTGGTGGAAACATGCCTCTTTTAGTGCCTCCTGTCAAGAAAGCTTTCATCGACGCTGGTTATGGGGAGGTTGATTCTTTGCGGA ATAccctttatttgtttttccccgGAGAATATATTCTGGGTGCCTTACTATTTCTCGTCTCACTGGTTGTTCTGCAACGTGATATTGAGTACATCAAACAACAGCAggacaagaaaattgaaactaaTGAAGGATCCCAATCTCAATTGCCCTCTAATTATGGAAGCGCATCGACTCTGGCTACCGATGACTGA